The following are from one region of the Rattus rattus isolate New Zealand chromosome 13, Rrattus_CSIRO_v1, whole genome shotgun sequence genome:
- the Zmiz1 gene encoding zinc finger MIZ domain-containing protein 1 isoform X3, with translation MNSMDRHIQQTNDRLQCIKQHLQNPANFHNAATELLDWCGDPRAFQRPFEQSLMGCLTVVSRVAAQQGFDLDLGYRLLAVCAANRDKFTPKSAALLSSWCEELGRLLLLRHQKSRQNDPPGKLPMQPPLNSMSSMKPTLSHSDGSFPYDSVPWQQNTSQPPGSLSVVTTVWGVTNTSQSQVLGNPMANASNPMNPGGNPMASGMSTSNPGLNSPQFAGQQQQFSTKAGPAQPYIQPNMYGRPGYPGSGGFGASYPGGPSAPAGMGIPPHTRPPADFTQPAAAAAAAAVAAAAATATATATATVAALQETQNKDINQYGPVCSSFQMGPTQAYNSQFMNQPGPRGPASMGGSMNPASMAAGMTPSGMSGPPMGMNQPRPPGISPFGTHGQRMPQQTYPGPRPQSLPIQSIKRSYPGEPNYGNQQYGPNSQFPTQPGQYPTPNPPRPLTSPNYPGQRMPSQPSTGQYPPPTVNMGQYYKPEQFNGQNNTFSSGSSYSSYSQGSVNRPPRPVPVANYPHSPVPGNPTPPMTPGSSIPPYLSPSQDVKPPFPPDIKPNMSALPPPPANHNDELRLTFPVRDGVVLEPFRLEHNLAVSNHVFHLRPTVHQTLMWRSDLELQFKCYHHEDRQMNTNWPASVQVSVNATPLTIERGDNKTSHKPLHLKHVCQPGRNTIQITVTACCCSHLFVLQLVHRPSVRSVLQGLLKKRLLPAEHCITKIKRNFSSVAASSGNTTLNGEDGVEQTAIKVSLKCPITFRRIQLPARGHDCKHVQCFDLESYLQLNCERGTWRCPVCNKTALLEGLEVDQYMWGILNAIQHSEFEEVTIDPTCSWRPVPIKSDLHIKDDPDGIPSKRFKTMSPSQMIMPNVMEMIAALGPGPSPYPLPPPPGGTSSNDYSSQGSNYQGHGNFDFPHGNPGGTSMNDFMHGPPQLSHPPDMPNNMAALEKPLSHPMQETLLPELTNPDELLSYLDPPDLPSNSNDDLLSLFENN, from the exons CCCTGCTGTCCTCCTGGTGTGAAGAACTTGGCCGCCTGCTGCTGCTTCGACATCAGAAGAGCCGCCAGAACGACCCCCCTGGGAAACTCCCCATGCAGCCCCCCCTCAACTCCATGAGCTCCATGAAACCCACTCTGTCGCACAG tGATGGGTCATTTCCTTATGACTCTGTCCCTTGGCAGCAGAACACCAGTCAGCCTCCTGGCTCCCTCTCCGTGGTCACCACGGTGTGGGGAGTGACCAACACATCCCAGAGTCAG GTTCTCGGGAACCCTATGGCCAATGCCAGCAACCCTATGAATCCAGGTGGCAACCCCATGGCATCGGGCATGAGCACCAGCAACCCCGGCCTCAACTCCCCACAATTTGCAGGGCAACAGCAACAGTTCTCCACCAAAGCTGGCCCTGCACAGCCCTATATCCAGCCCAACATGTACGGCCGGCCCGGCTACCCTGGTAGCGGGGGCTTCGGAGCCAG CTACCCTGGGGGTCCTAGTGCCCCTGCAGGCATGGGCATCCCTCCACATACCCGGCCTCCTGCTGACTTCACCcagccagctgctgctgctgcagcagctgcagtagcagcagcagccgccacagccacagccacggCCACAGCTACAGTGGCAGCCTTGCAAGAGACACAGAATAAGGATATAAACCAGTATGGACCG gtgtgttcctctttccagATGGGTCCCACCCAGGCGTATAACAGCCAATTCATGAACCAACCCGGGCCTCGGGGGCCTGCCTCCATGGGGGGCAGCATGAACCCTGCCAGCATGGCAGCTGGCATGACACCCTCGGGCATGAGCGGCCCTCCCATGGGCATGAACCAGCCCCGACCGCCTGGCATCAGCCCCTTTGGCACACACGGGCAAAGGATGCCCCAGCAGACCTACCCAGGCCCCCGACCCCAGTCCCTTCCTATTCAGAGCATAAAGAGGTCATACCCGGGAGAG CCCAACTATGGAAACCAGCAATATGGACCAAACAGCCAGTTCCCCACCCAGCCAGGCCAGTACCCCACCCCTAATCCCCCAAGGCCACTCACATCTCCCAACTACCCCGGACAAAGGATGCCGAGCCAACCCAGCACCGGGCAGTACCCACCCCCCACAGTCAACATGGGGCAGTATTACAAG CCAGAACAGTTTAACGGACAGAACAACACCTTCTCCTCTGGAAGCAGCTACAGCAGCTACAGCCAAGGGAGCGTCAACAGG CCTCCTAGGCCAGTTCCTGTGGCAAATTACCCCCACTCGCCCGTTCCAGGGAACCCCACACCCCCCATGACTCCCGGGAGCAGCATACCTCCCTATCTGTCCCCCAGCCAAGATGTCAAGCCACCTTTCCCACCTGATATCAAGCCAAATATGAGCGCTCTGCCACCACCCCCAG CCAACCACAATGATGAGCTACGGCTCACATTCCCCGTGCGGGATGGCGTGGTTCTGGAGCCCTTCCGCCTGGAGCACAACCTGGCTGTCAGCAACCACGTGTTCCACCTGCGGCCCACGGTTCACCAGACGCTGATGTGGAG GTCAGACCTGGAGCTGCAGTTCAAGTGCTACCACCATGAGGATCGGCAGATGAACACCAACTGGCCAGCTTCAGTGCAGGTCAGCGTCAACGCCACACCCCTCACAATCGAGCGGGGGGACAACAAGACCTCCCACAAGCCCCTGCACCTCAAGCATGTATGCCAGCCTGGCCGGAACACCATCCAGATCACCGTCACCGCCTGCTGCTGT TCCCACCTCTTCGTGCTGCAGCTGGTACACAGGCCCTCTGTGCGCTCCGTGCTGCAGGGCCTCCTCAAGAAGCGCCTATTGCCCGCTGAGCACTGCATCACGAAAA TCAAGCGGAATTTCAGCAGTGTGGCTGCCTCCTCGGGCAACACAACTCTCAACGGTGAGGATGGCGTGGAGCAGACCGCCATCAAGGTGTCTCTGAAGTGCCCCATCACATTCCGGCGCATACAGTTGCCTGCTCGAGGCCACGACTGCAAGCATGTGCAG TGCTTTGACCTGGAGTCATACCTCCAACTGAATTGTGAGCGAGGGACCTGGCGGTGTCCCGTGTGCAA TAAAACTGCTCTGCTCGAGGGTCTGGAGGTGGATCAGTACATGTGGGGGATCCTGAATGCCATCCAACA CTCCGAGTTTGAAGAGGTCACCATCGACCCCACATGCAGCTGGCGGCCAGTACCCATCAAGTCAGACCTCCATATCAAGGATGACCCTGATGGCATCCCCTCAAAGCGGTTCAAAACCATGAGCCCCAGCCAGATGATCATGCCCAACGTCATGGAGATGATCGCCGCTCTGGGCCCTGGCccatctccctaccccctcccacctcctcctgggGGCACCAGCTCCAACGACTACAGCAGCCAAG GAAGCAACTACCAGGGTCATGGCAACTTTGACTTTCCCCATGGGAATCCCGGAGGGACATCCATGAACGACTTCATGCATGGTCCCCcccagctctcccacccaccGGACATGCCCAACAACATGGCCGCCCTCGAGAAACCCCTCAGTCACCCCATGCAGGAAACT CTACTGCCGGAACTCACAAACCCCGATGAGCTCCTCTCCTACCTGGATCCCCCCGACCTTCCAAGCAATAGCAACGATGACCTCCTGTCTCTCTTTGAGAACAACTGA
- the Zmiz1 gene encoding zinc finger MIZ domain-containing protein 1 isoform X1: MNSMDRHIQQTNDRLQCIKQHLQNPANFHNAATELLDWCGDPRAFQRPFEQSLMGCLTVVSRVAAQQGFDLDLGYRLLAVCAANRDKFTPKSAALLSSWCEELGRLLLLRHQKSRQNDPPGKLPMQPPLNSMSSMKPTLSHSDGSFPYDSVPWQQNTSQPPGSLSVVTTVWGVTNTSQSQVLGNPMANASNPMNPGGNPMASGMSTSNPGLNSPQFAGQQQQFSTKAGPAQPYIQPNMYGRPGYPGSGGFGASYPGGPSAPAGMGIPPHTRPPADFTQPAAAAAAAAVAAAAATATATATATVAALQETQNKDINQYGPVCSSFQMGPTQAYNSQFMNQPGPRGPASMGGSMNPASMAAGMTPSGMSGPPMGMNQPRPPGISPFGTHGQRMPQQTYPGPRPQSLPIQSIKRSYPGEPNYGNQQYGPNSQFPTQPGQYPTPNPPRPLTSPNYPGQRMPSQPSTGQYPPPTVNMGQYYKPEQFNGQNNTFSSGSSYSSYSQGSVNRPPRPVPVANYPHSPVPGNPTPPMTPGSSIPPYLSPSQDVKPPFPPDIKPNMSALPPPPANHNDELRLTFPVRDGVVLEPFRLEHNLAVSNHVFHLRPTVHQTLMWRSDLELQFKCYHHEDRQMNTNWPASVQVSVNATPLTIERGDNKTSHKPLHLKHVCQPGRNTIQITVTACCCSHLFVLQLVHRPSVRSVLQGLLKKRLLPAEHCITKIKRNFSSVAASSGNTTLNGEDGVEQTAIKVSLKCPITFRRIQLPARGHDCKHVQCFDLESYLQLNCERGTWRCPVCNKTALLEGLEVDQYMWGILNAIQHSEFEEVTIDPTCSWRPVPIKSDLHIKDDPDGIPSKRFKTMSPSQMIMPNVMEMIAALGPGPSPYPLPPPPGGTSSNDYSSQGSNYQGHGNFDFPHGNPGGTSMNDFMHGPPQLSHPPDMPNNMAALEKPLSHPMQETMPHAGSSDQPHPSIQQGLHVPHPSSQAGPPLHHSGAPPPSQPPRQPPQAAPSNHPHSDLTFNPSSALEGQAGAQGASDMPEPSLDLLPELTNPDELLSYLDPPDLPSNSNDDLLSLFENN, encoded by the exons CCCTGCTGTCCTCCTGGTGTGAAGAACTTGGCCGCCTGCTGCTGCTTCGACATCAGAAGAGCCGCCAGAACGACCCCCCTGGGAAACTCCCCATGCAGCCCCCCCTCAACTCCATGAGCTCCATGAAACCCACTCTGTCGCACAG tGATGGGTCATTTCCTTATGACTCTGTCCCTTGGCAGCAGAACACCAGTCAGCCTCCTGGCTCCCTCTCCGTGGTCACCACGGTGTGGGGAGTGACCAACACATCCCAGAGTCAG GTTCTCGGGAACCCTATGGCCAATGCCAGCAACCCTATGAATCCAGGTGGCAACCCCATGGCATCGGGCATGAGCACCAGCAACCCCGGCCTCAACTCCCCACAATTTGCAGGGCAACAGCAACAGTTCTCCACCAAAGCTGGCCCTGCACAGCCCTATATCCAGCCCAACATGTACGGCCGGCCCGGCTACCCTGGTAGCGGGGGCTTCGGAGCCAG CTACCCTGGGGGTCCTAGTGCCCCTGCAGGCATGGGCATCCCTCCACATACCCGGCCTCCTGCTGACTTCACCcagccagctgctgctgctgcagcagctgcagtagcagcagcagccgccacagccacagccacggCCACAGCTACAGTGGCAGCCTTGCAAGAGACACAGAATAAGGATATAAACCAGTATGGACCG gtgtgttcctctttccagATGGGTCCCACCCAGGCGTATAACAGCCAATTCATGAACCAACCCGGGCCTCGGGGGCCTGCCTCCATGGGGGGCAGCATGAACCCTGCCAGCATGGCAGCTGGCATGACACCCTCGGGCATGAGCGGCCCTCCCATGGGCATGAACCAGCCCCGACCGCCTGGCATCAGCCCCTTTGGCACACACGGGCAAAGGATGCCCCAGCAGACCTACCCAGGCCCCCGACCCCAGTCCCTTCCTATTCAGAGCATAAAGAGGTCATACCCGGGAGAG CCCAACTATGGAAACCAGCAATATGGACCAAACAGCCAGTTCCCCACCCAGCCAGGCCAGTACCCCACCCCTAATCCCCCAAGGCCACTCACATCTCCCAACTACCCCGGACAAAGGATGCCGAGCCAACCCAGCACCGGGCAGTACCCACCCCCCACAGTCAACATGGGGCAGTATTACAAG CCAGAACAGTTTAACGGACAGAACAACACCTTCTCCTCTGGAAGCAGCTACAGCAGCTACAGCCAAGGGAGCGTCAACAGG CCTCCTAGGCCAGTTCCTGTGGCAAATTACCCCCACTCGCCCGTTCCAGGGAACCCCACACCCCCCATGACTCCCGGGAGCAGCATACCTCCCTATCTGTCCCCCAGCCAAGATGTCAAGCCACCTTTCCCACCTGATATCAAGCCAAATATGAGCGCTCTGCCACCACCCCCAG CCAACCACAATGATGAGCTACGGCTCACATTCCCCGTGCGGGATGGCGTGGTTCTGGAGCCCTTCCGCCTGGAGCACAACCTGGCTGTCAGCAACCACGTGTTCCACCTGCGGCCCACGGTTCACCAGACGCTGATGTGGAG GTCAGACCTGGAGCTGCAGTTCAAGTGCTACCACCATGAGGATCGGCAGATGAACACCAACTGGCCAGCTTCAGTGCAGGTCAGCGTCAACGCCACACCCCTCACAATCGAGCGGGGGGACAACAAGACCTCCCACAAGCCCCTGCACCTCAAGCATGTATGCCAGCCTGGCCGGAACACCATCCAGATCACCGTCACCGCCTGCTGCTGT TCCCACCTCTTCGTGCTGCAGCTGGTACACAGGCCCTCTGTGCGCTCCGTGCTGCAGGGCCTCCTCAAGAAGCGCCTATTGCCCGCTGAGCACTGCATCACGAAAA TCAAGCGGAATTTCAGCAGTGTGGCTGCCTCCTCGGGCAACACAACTCTCAACGGTGAGGATGGCGTGGAGCAGACCGCCATCAAGGTGTCTCTGAAGTGCCCCATCACATTCCGGCGCATACAGTTGCCTGCTCGAGGCCACGACTGCAAGCATGTGCAG TGCTTTGACCTGGAGTCATACCTCCAACTGAATTGTGAGCGAGGGACCTGGCGGTGTCCCGTGTGCAA TAAAACTGCTCTGCTCGAGGGTCTGGAGGTGGATCAGTACATGTGGGGGATCCTGAATGCCATCCAACA CTCCGAGTTTGAAGAGGTCACCATCGACCCCACATGCAGCTGGCGGCCAGTACCCATCAAGTCAGACCTCCATATCAAGGATGACCCTGATGGCATCCCCTCAAAGCGGTTCAAAACCATGAGCCCCAGCCAGATGATCATGCCCAACGTCATGGAGATGATCGCCGCTCTGGGCCCTGGCccatctccctaccccctcccacctcctcctgggGGCACCAGCTCCAACGACTACAGCAGCCAAG GAAGCAACTACCAGGGTCATGGCAACTTTGACTTTCCCCATGGGAATCCCGGAGGGACATCCATGAACGACTTCATGCATGGTCCCCcccagctctcccacccaccGGACATGCCCAACAACATGGCCGCCCTCGAGAAACCCCTCAGTCACCCCATGCAGGAAACT aTGCCCCACGCTGGCAGTTCTGACCAGCCCCATCCCTCCATACAACAAGGTTTGCACGTACCACACCCCAGCAGCCAGGCAGGGCCTCCATTACATCACAGTggggctcctcctccttcccagcctccccGGCAGCCACCACAGGCCGCTCCCAGCAACCATCCACACAGCGACCTGACCTTTAACCCCTCCTCAGCCTTAGAGGGTCAGGCCGGAGCACAGGGAGCATCCGACATGCCGGAACCTTCACTGGAT CTACTGCCGGAACTCACAAACCCCGATGAGCTCCTCTCCTACCTGGATCCCCCCGACCTTCCAAGCAATAGCAACGATGACCTCCTGTCTCTCTTTGAGAACAACTGA
- the Zmiz1 gene encoding zinc finger MIZ domain-containing protein 1 isoform X2, which yields MNSMDRHIQQTNDRLQCIKQHLQNPANFHNAATELLDWCGDPRAFQRPFEQSLMGCLTVVSRVAAQQGFDLDLGYRLLAVCAANRDKFTPKSAALLSSWCEELGRLLLLRHQKSRQNDPPGKLPMQPPLNSMSSMKPTLSHSDGSFPYDSVPWQQNTSQPPGSLSVVTTVWGVTNTSQSQVLGNPMANASNPMNPGGNPMASGMSTSNPGLNSPQFAGQQQQFSTKAGPAQPYIQPNMYGRPGYPGSGGFGASYPGGPSAPAGMGIPPHTRPPADFTQPAAAAAAAAVAAAAATATATATATVAALQETQNKDINQYGPMGPTQAYNSQFMNQPGPRGPASMGGSMNPASMAAGMTPSGMSGPPMGMNQPRPPGISPFGTHGQRMPQQTYPGPRPQSLPIQSIKRSYPGEPNYGNQQYGPNSQFPTQPGQYPTPNPPRPLTSPNYPGQRMPSQPSTGQYPPPTVNMGQYYKPEQFNGQNNTFSSGSSYSSYSQGSVNRPPRPVPVANYPHSPVPGNPTPPMTPGSSIPPYLSPSQDVKPPFPPDIKPNMSALPPPPANHNDELRLTFPVRDGVVLEPFRLEHNLAVSNHVFHLRPTVHQTLMWRSDLELQFKCYHHEDRQMNTNWPASVQVSVNATPLTIERGDNKTSHKPLHLKHVCQPGRNTIQITVTACCCSHLFVLQLVHRPSVRSVLQGLLKKRLLPAEHCITKIKRNFSSVAASSGNTTLNGEDGVEQTAIKVSLKCPITFRRIQLPARGHDCKHVQCFDLESYLQLNCERGTWRCPVCNKTALLEGLEVDQYMWGILNAIQHSEFEEVTIDPTCSWRPVPIKSDLHIKDDPDGIPSKRFKTMSPSQMIMPNVMEMIAALGPGPSPYPLPPPPGGTSSNDYSSQGSNYQGHGNFDFPHGNPGGTSMNDFMHGPPQLSHPPDMPNNMAALEKPLSHPMQETMPHAGSSDQPHPSIQQGLHVPHPSSQAGPPLHHSGAPPPSQPPRQPPQAAPSNHPHSDLTFNPSSALEGQAGAQGASDMPEPSLDLLPELTNPDELLSYLDPPDLPSNSNDDLLSLFENN from the exons CCCTGCTGTCCTCCTGGTGTGAAGAACTTGGCCGCCTGCTGCTGCTTCGACATCAGAAGAGCCGCCAGAACGACCCCCCTGGGAAACTCCCCATGCAGCCCCCCCTCAACTCCATGAGCTCCATGAAACCCACTCTGTCGCACAG tGATGGGTCATTTCCTTATGACTCTGTCCCTTGGCAGCAGAACACCAGTCAGCCTCCTGGCTCCCTCTCCGTGGTCACCACGGTGTGGGGAGTGACCAACACATCCCAGAGTCAG GTTCTCGGGAACCCTATGGCCAATGCCAGCAACCCTATGAATCCAGGTGGCAACCCCATGGCATCGGGCATGAGCACCAGCAACCCCGGCCTCAACTCCCCACAATTTGCAGGGCAACAGCAACAGTTCTCCACCAAAGCTGGCCCTGCACAGCCCTATATCCAGCCCAACATGTACGGCCGGCCCGGCTACCCTGGTAGCGGGGGCTTCGGAGCCAG CTACCCTGGGGGTCCTAGTGCCCCTGCAGGCATGGGCATCCCTCCACATACCCGGCCTCCTGCTGACTTCACCcagccagctgctgctgctgcagcagctgcagtagcagcagcagccgccacagccacagccacggCCACAGCTACAGTGGCAGCCTTGCAAGAGACACAGAATAAGGATATAAACCAGTATGGACCG ATGGGTCCCACCCAGGCGTATAACAGCCAATTCATGAACCAACCCGGGCCTCGGGGGCCTGCCTCCATGGGGGGCAGCATGAACCCTGCCAGCATGGCAGCTGGCATGACACCCTCGGGCATGAGCGGCCCTCCCATGGGCATGAACCAGCCCCGACCGCCTGGCATCAGCCCCTTTGGCACACACGGGCAAAGGATGCCCCAGCAGACCTACCCAGGCCCCCGACCCCAGTCCCTTCCTATTCAGAGCATAAAGAGGTCATACCCGGGAGAG CCCAACTATGGAAACCAGCAATATGGACCAAACAGCCAGTTCCCCACCCAGCCAGGCCAGTACCCCACCCCTAATCCCCCAAGGCCACTCACATCTCCCAACTACCCCGGACAAAGGATGCCGAGCCAACCCAGCACCGGGCAGTACCCACCCCCCACAGTCAACATGGGGCAGTATTACAAG CCAGAACAGTTTAACGGACAGAACAACACCTTCTCCTCTGGAAGCAGCTACAGCAGCTACAGCCAAGGGAGCGTCAACAGG CCTCCTAGGCCAGTTCCTGTGGCAAATTACCCCCACTCGCCCGTTCCAGGGAACCCCACACCCCCCATGACTCCCGGGAGCAGCATACCTCCCTATCTGTCCCCCAGCCAAGATGTCAAGCCACCTTTCCCACCTGATATCAAGCCAAATATGAGCGCTCTGCCACCACCCCCAG CCAACCACAATGATGAGCTACGGCTCACATTCCCCGTGCGGGATGGCGTGGTTCTGGAGCCCTTCCGCCTGGAGCACAACCTGGCTGTCAGCAACCACGTGTTCCACCTGCGGCCCACGGTTCACCAGACGCTGATGTGGAG GTCAGACCTGGAGCTGCAGTTCAAGTGCTACCACCATGAGGATCGGCAGATGAACACCAACTGGCCAGCTTCAGTGCAGGTCAGCGTCAACGCCACACCCCTCACAATCGAGCGGGGGGACAACAAGACCTCCCACAAGCCCCTGCACCTCAAGCATGTATGCCAGCCTGGCCGGAACACCATCCAGATCACCGTCACCGCCTGCTGCTGT TCCCACCTCTTCGTGCTGCAGCTGGTACACAGGCCCTCTGTGCGCTCCGTGCTGCAGGGCCTCCTCAAGAAGCGCCTATTGCCCGCTGAGCACTGCATCACGAAAA TCAAGCGGAATTTCAGCAGTGTGGCTGCCTCCTCGGGCAACACAACTCTCAACGGTGAGGATGGCGTGGAGCAGACCGCCATCAAGGTGTCTCTGAAGTGCCCCATCACATTCCGGCGCATACAGTTGCCTGCTCGAGGCCACGACTGCAAGCATGTGCAG TGCTTTGACCTGGAGTCATACCTCCAACTGAATTGTGAGCGAGGGACCTGGCGGTGTCCCGTGTGCAA TAAAACTGCTCTGCTCGAGGGTCTGGAGGTGGATCAGTACATGTGGGGGATCCTGAATGCCATCCAACA CTCCGAGTTTGAAGAGGTCACCATCGACCCCACATGCAGCTGGCGGCCAGTACCCATCAAGTCAGACCTCCATATCAAGGATGACCCTGATGGCATCCCCTCAAAGCGGTTCAAAACCATGAGCCCCAGCCAGATGATCATGCCCAACGTCATGGAGATGATCGCCGCTCTGGGCCCTGGCccatctccctaccccctcccacctcctcctgggGGCACCAGCTCCAACGACTACAGCAGCCAAG GAAGCAACTACCAGGGTCATGGCAACTTTGACTTTCCCCATGGGAATCCCGGAGGGACATCCATGAACGACTTCATGCATGGTCCCCcccagctctcccacccaccGGACATGCCCAACAACATGGCCGCCCTCGAGAAACCCCTCAGTCACCCCATGCAGGAAACT aTGCCCCACGCTGGCAGTTCTGACCAGCCCCATCCCTCCATACAACAAGGTTTGCACGTACCACACCCCAGCAGCCAGGCAGGGCCTCCATTACATCACAGTggggctcctcctccttcccagcctccccGGCAGCCACCACAGGCCGCTCCCAGCAACCATCCACACAGCGACCTGACCTTTAACCCCTCCTCAGCCTTAGAGGGTCAGGCCGGAGCACAGGGAGCATCCGACATGCCGGAACCTTCACTGGAT CTACTGCCGGAACTCACAAACCCCGATGAGCTCCTCTCCTACCTGGATCCCCCCGACCTTCCAAGCAATAGCAACGATGACCTCCTGTCTCTCTTTGAGAACAACTGA